Proteins from a genomic interval of Salinarchaeum sp. Harcht-Bsk1:
- a CDS encoding RND family transporter has translation MFDSLLDRTVAVVTTHSKVTIAVVLLASVVVGAGAADIPGPTEDDLASDSVEQEKLEYIQTNYGENTEDVVSVPVYVQNEGGNVLSKASLLRSLRFQRDVVGEETVREAAHPEQPVVGVSNRVAVRLAGDPQADLQTQIEALEGAEEAEVREIVVRVLQEEQQTLALLPRTYDGGTATAESRQMVFLLEGEPEEAFALTGPVADAQQVVFERTDEETEDDYFMLTGPALQELQAQATTDTLLFIGPIALLLILVALSFAYRDVLDVVVGMFGVVLTLVWMFGLLGWLNVPFGNASIIAPILLIGLSIDYGLHVFMRYREERGGEERTLAEAGERIDRDVRPSMDRALSGVGVALLLVTVTTAIGFLSNATSPLSDIRVLVVATALGVVAAFLVFVTIVPALKVEIDSLAERYGRDRRKPALGNDAGRVRDFLTLGVSAANRSAVTVVVVALLLTAGGVLAFGALDTSLAYEPDQPAQWQQDVPEPFGMEEFEYLHNQRYVEQNFARAGPGVSSGQILIEGNVTAPETQLRMARAQQRFAESGVAFERSDGATGVQSPITVMQAAAAENATFAATFEQADATGDGVPDRNVREVYHALFEVAPDRAAAVIERHDGEYRSARVVMPVRQDADFRESADAIRRSARTVDGAPGVTATPTGEDVILLVEMDVLTDNVLQTLYLALGVILLLIMAVYRRTKGSASLGAVTVLPIGMVVTWVFGAMWVFGVPLTLLTALLMSLAIGLGTDYTVHISERFAQEMERTSDATEALERATAGTGGALLGSTATTVAAFGTLALSTFPDVRQIGFLVAFALLCSFVVAVFVLPSILLVWTRLGGRIR, from the coding sequence ATGTTCGACTCACTGCTGGACCGGACGGTCGCGGTGGTGACCACTCACAGCAAGGTGACGATTGCAGTCGTCCTGCTGGCCAGCGTCGTGGTCGGGGCGGGAGCAGCCGACATCCCCGGACCGACGGAGGACGACCTCGCCTCCGACAGCGTCGAGCAGGAGAAGCTCGAGTATATACAGACGAACTACGGCGAGAACACCGAGGACGTGGTGTCGGTGCCCGTGTACGTCCAGAACGAGGGCGGAAACGTGCTCTCGAAGGCGTCGCTGCTCCGGTCGCTCCGTTTCCAGCGGGACGTGGTGGGCGAGGAAACCGTCCGGGAGGCTGCACACCCCGAGCAACCGGTCGTCGGCGTCTCGAACCGCGTCGCCGTTCGGCTCGCCGGGGATCCGCAGGCCGACCTCCAGACGCAGATCGAGGCGCTCGAAGGGGCCGAGGAGGCCGAGGTCCGCGAGATCGTCGTCCGCGTCCTCCAGGAGGAACAGCAGACGCTCGCGCTGCTTCCACGGACCTACGACGGCGGGACAGCTACCGCGGAGTCGCGCCAGATGGTGTTCCTCCTCGAGGGCGAGCCCGAGGAGGCGTTCGCGCTAACGGGGCCGGTCGCCGACGCCCAGCAGGTGGTGTTCGAGCGGACGGACGAGGAGACCGAAGACGACTACTTCATGCTCACGGGGCCGGCGCTTCAGGAGCTCCAGGCCCAGGCGACGACCGACACGCTGTTGTTCATCGGACCGATCGCGCTGCTGTTGATCCTCGTCGCATTGAGCTTCGCGTACCGGGACGTCCTCGACGTCGTGGTCGGGATGTTCGGCGTCGTGCTGACGCTCGTGTGGATGTTCGGCCTCCTCGGATGGTTGAACGTCCCCTTCGGGAACGCCTCGATCATCGCGCCGATCCTGTTGATCGGCTTGAGCATCGACTACGGCCTCCACGTCTTCATGCGGTACCGCGAGGAGCGAGGCGGCGAGGAACGGACGCTCGCGGAGGCGGGCGAGCGCATCGATCGTGACGTGCGGCCGTCGATGGACCGGGCACTCTCCGGCGTGGGGGTCGCGCTATTGCTCGTGACCGTCACGACGGCGATCGGCTTCCTGTCGAACGCGACGAGTCCGCTCTCGGACATCAGGGTGCTGGTGGTGGCCACCGCGCTCGGCGTCGTGGCCGCGTTCCTGGTGTTCGTGACGATCGTCCCGGCGTTGAAGGTCGAGATCGACAGTCTCGCCGAACGGTACGGCCGAGATCGCCGGAAACCGGCGCTCGGCAACGACGCTGGCCGGGTCCGCGACTTCCTGACCCTCGGCGTGTCGGCGGCCAATCGATCCGCGGTCACCGTGGTCGTGGTCGCTCTCCTGCTCACGGCCGGCGGCGTCCTCGCCTTCGGCGCGCTCGACACCAGTCTGGCGTACGAGCCGGACCAGCCGGCACAGTGGCAACAGGACGTGCCGGAGCCGTTCGGCATGGAGGAGTTCGAGTACCTGCACAACCAGCGCTACGTCGAGCAGAACTTCGCCCGGGCCGGTCCCGGCGTGAGTTCGGGGCAGATCCTGATCGAGGGCAACGTCACCGCACCCGAGACGCAGTTGCGGATGGCACGCGCCCAGCAGCGATTCGCCGAGTCCGGCGTCGCCTTCGAGCGATCGGACGGGGCGACGGGCGTCCAGAGCCCCATCACCGTGATGCAGGCGGCGGCCGCGGAGAACGCGACGTTCGCGGCGACCTTCGAGCAGGCGGACGCCACCGGCGACGGCGTGCCCGACAGGAACGTTCGCGAGGTGTACCACGCGCTGTTCGAGGTCGCGCCGGACCGGGCCGCCGCGGTGATCGAGCGACACGACGGGGAGTACCGGTCTGCCCGCGTCGTCATGCCCGTCCGCCAGGATGCGGACTTCCGCGAGTCAGCCGATGCCATCCGGCGGAGTGCCAGGACCGTCGACGGCGCCCCGGGGGTGACGGCGACGCCCACCGGAGAGGACGTCATCCTGCTCGTCGAGATGGACGTGCTCACCGACAACGTGCTGCAAACGCTGTACCTCGCACTCGGGGTCATCCTCCTGTTGATCATGGCCGTGTACCGACGCACGAAGGGGAGCGCGAGCCTGGGAGCCGTCACCGTCCTCCCGATCGGGATGGTCGTCACCTGGGTGTTCGGCGCGATGTGGGTGTTCGGCGTGCCGCTGACGCTGCTGACTGCACTGTTGATGAGTCTCGCGATCGGGCTGGGAACGGACTACACCGTCCACATCAGCGAACGGTTCGCCCAGGAGATGGAGCGGACGTCCGACGCCACCGAGGCACTCGAGCGGGCGACTGCGGGCACCGGCGGAGCGCTCCTGGGGAGCACGGCGACCACGGTCGCAGCGTTCGGGACGCTGGCGCTGTCGACCTTCCCCGACGTCCGCCAGATCGGATTCCTGGTGGCGTTCGCACTCCTCTGCTCGTTCGTGGTCGCCGTGTTCGTACTGCCGAGTATCCTGCTCGTCTGGACGCGGCTGGGCGGTCGGATCCGGTGA
- a CDS encoding NosD domain-containing protein: MTDHADVPTTACNRRTAARLLLGGSLVGLAAGVGSASADSGTGPATLAFHTQSGRRVDYAFEATGDVRPLDHAPHLDVPDDSVSTDRGTTIENGVVTGAIDGGYDVFAYEGHLAAFAIIDGNCAALRLWDSGESVAPCELEDRLPSPHWGTRGDPTVVEGCTTIDEPGYYVLGRDVSTCDREVCIEITADDVLLDGRGHAVEGDFEGVGVRVTGDDAVVRDLAVVEWDVCLQVRGDHALIQGVSLANGDRVFEDEPGDDRTIGLAVEGATGCTVRNVEIYAGREGAKLTSSPDAIVVDSSIEGGGIEATTGDDDRTEAVVLRESPDAILAGTECIGFLFGCLVDGSDRVVLRDSRFQSADFGLSGLRLLDCGDPTLLDNFSSGFQPIDLVDVTDGVLRGNRVRSTERYGIQIERGSNNVLFQNDASDNQEGPGIQLVDTAENVLVGNTIRGNNVLGPGGGLVLIDAVDNVAVRNEICENGGEQILVEGASSGNLFIENDTTCSS, from the coding sequence ATGACCGACCACGCAGACGTGCCGACGACGGCCTGTAACCGGCGTACCGCAGCGCGACTACTCCTCGGTGGCTCCCTCGTGGGTCTCGCGGCCGGCGTCGGGAGCGCCAGCGCCGATTCGGGCACCGGCCCGGCCACGCTCGCCTTCCACACCCAGTCCGGCCGTCGCGTCGACTACGCCTTCGAGGCTACCGGTGACGTGCGGCCGCTGGACCACGCCCCACACCTCGACGTTCCCGACGACAGCGTCTCGACCGATCGCGGGACGACAATCGAGAACGGCGTCGTAACGGGCGCGATCGACGGTGGCTACGACGTCTTCGCATACGAGGGCCACCTGGCAGCGTTCGCGATCATCGATGGAAACTGTGCCGCGCTCCGGCTGTGGGATTCGGGCGAATCCGTCGCCCCGTGCGAACTCGAGGATCGTCTCCCGAGTCCGCACTGGGGCACTCGCGGCGACCCGACGGTCGTCGAGGGGTGCACGACCATCGACGAGCCTGGCTACTACGTGCTCGGTCGCGACGTCTCGACGTGCGATCGGGAGGTCTGCATCGAGATTACGGCCGACGACGTGCTCCTCGACGGCCGGGGCCACGCCGTCGAGGGGGACTTCGAGGGCGTCGGCGTCCGGGTGACCGGCGACGACGCCGTCGTCCGCGACCTCGCAGTCGTGGAGTGGGACGTCTGCCTGCAGGTTCGAGGCGACCACGCACTGATTCAGGGGGTCTCCCTCGCGAACGGAGACCGGGTCTTCGAGGACGAACCGGGCGACGATCGGACGATCGGTCTGGCGGTCGAGGGAGCCACAGGCTGTACCGTCCGGAACGTCGAAATCTACGCTGGCCGTGAGGGGGCGAAACTGACGTCGTCGCCGGACGCGATCGTCGTCGACAGTTCGATAGAGGGCGGCGGCATCGAAGCGACGACGGGTGACGACGACCGCACCGAGGCCGTGGTCCTGCGCGAGTCCCCAGACGCGATCCTCGCCGGCACCGAGTGCATCGGGTTTCTGTTTGGCTGCCTCGTCGACGGATCCGACCGGGTCGTCCTCCGGGACAGCCGGTTCCAATCCGCAGACTTCGGTCTCAGTGGACTACGGCTCCTGGACTGCGGGGATCCTACCCTGCTCGACAACTTCTCTAGCGGCTTTCAACCGATCGACCTCGTGGACGTCACCGATGGCGTCCTTCGTGGGAACCGGGTGAGGAGCACGGAACGATACGGCATCCAGATCGAGCGGGGGTCGAACAACGTGCTGTTCCAGAACGACGCCAGCGATAATCAGGAGGGTCCCGGGATCCAACTGGTCGACACGGCAGAGAACGTACTCGTCGGGAACACGATCCGCGGGAACAACGTTCTCGGCCCTGGTGGTGGGCTCGTGCTGATCGACGCCGTCGATAACGTGGCCGTGCGGAACGAGATCTGTGAGAACGGTGGCGAGCAAATCCTCGTCGAGGGCGCCTCGTCGGGGAACCTGTTCATCGAGAACGACACCACCTGCTCGTCCTGA